One window from the genome of Deinococcus sp. NW-56 encodes:
- the purH gene encoding bifunctional phosphoribosylaminoimidazolecarboxamide formyltransferase/IMP cyclohydrolase, which translates to MAGRALISVSDKTGVVEFGRELAARGWELLSTGGTLAALRAAGVPATAVSDVTGFPEILDGRVKTLHPAIHGGVLARREPGHLAELEAHGIGPIDLVCVNLYPFRETVARGAAFEEAVEQIDIGGPAMLRAAAKNHAAVLVVVDPADYPLALTGEVTPEDRRRLAAKAFRHTADYDAAIARYLTGEEEGQFPDRLTLSLSRVAEVRYGENPHQPGAIYRREWERGPVLDARLLSGKPMSFNNSADADAAWALAAELSGQEEGTVCVAVKHGNPCGVAVAGTVAEAWERARDADTLSVFGGVVAVSRPVDLAGAQAMRGTFLEVLIAPDVTPEAAAWLAAKKPDLRVLVAAPDTAPSPLDLRPIAGGFAVQQRDTRPWDDLCPEVVTTREPSEEEWHDLRFAWAVVKHARSNAVALARGGVTVGLGAGAVSRIWAAERAVANAGERARGSVLASEAFFPFDDVVRLAAEAGVTAILQPGGAKRDPEVIAAANELGLSMVFTGSRHFRH; encoded by the coding sequence ATGGCAGGTCGGGCACTCATCTCGGTAAGCGACAAGACGGGCGTGGTGGAGTTCGGGCGGGAGTTGGCCGCGCGGGGCTGGGAGCTGCTCAGCACGGGCGGGACCCTGGCGGCGCTCCGGGCGGCGGGCGTGCCCGCGACAGCGGTGAGCGACGTGACGGGCTTTCCCGAGATTCTGGACGGGCGGGTCAAGACCCTGCACCCCGCCATCCACGGGGGCGTGCTCGCCCGCCGGGAGCCGGGGCACCTCGCGGAGCTGGAGGCGCACGGCATCGGCCCCATCGACCTCGTGTGCGTGAACCTCTACCCCTTCCGCGAGACGGTGGCGCGGGGCGCGGCCTTCGAGGAGGCGGTCGAGCAGATCGACATCGGCGGCCCCGCGATGCTGCGGGCGGCGGCCAAGAACCACGCGGCGGTGCTGGTGGTGGTGGACCCCGCCGACTACCCGCTGGCCCTCACGGGCGAGGTGACTCCGGAGGACCGCCGCCGCCTCGCCGCCAAGGCCTTTCGCCACACCGCCGACTACGACGCGGCGATTGCCAGGTACCTGACGGGGGAGGAGGAAGGTCAGTTCCCGGACCGCCTCACCCTGTCCCTGTCGCGCGTGGCCGAGGTCCGCTACGGCGAGAACCCCCACCAGCCCGGCGCGATCTACCGACGGGAGTGGGAGCGCGGGCCGGTGCTGGACGCCCGCCTGCTGTCGGGCAAGCCCATGAGCTTCAACAACTCTGCCGATGCCGATGCCGCCTGGGCGCTCGCCGCCGAGCTGAGCGGGCAGGAGGAGGGCACCGTGTGTGTGGCCGTCAAGCACGGCAACCCCTGCGGGGTGGCAGTGGCGGGCACGGTGGCGGAGGCTTGGGAACGCGCCCGCGACGCCGACACCCTCAGCGTGTTCGGCGGCGTGGTGGCGGTGAGCCGCCCGGTGGACCTGGCAGGAGCACAGGCGATGCGCGGCACCTTCCTCGAAGTGCTGATCGCCCCCGACGTGACCCCCGAGGCGGCAGCGTGGCTCGCGGCCAAAAAGCCCGACCTGCGGGTGCTCGTCGCGGCGCCGGACACGGCCCCCAGCCCGCTGGACCTGCGCCCGATCGCGGGGGGCTTCGCCGTGCAGCAGCGCGACACCCGCCCCTGGGACGACCTCTGCCCCGAGGTGGTGACCACCCGCGAGCCGTCCGAGGAGGAGTGGCACGACCTGCGCTTTGCCTGGGCCGTGGTCAAGCATGCCCGCTCCAACGCGGTCGCCCTGGCGCGGGGTGGGGTGACGGTGGGCCTGGGGGCCGGGGCGGTCAGCCGCATCTGGGCCGCCGAACGCGCCGTCGCCAACGCGGGCGAGCGGGCACGCGGCTCGGTCCTCGCGTCCGAGGCCTTCTTCCCCTTCGACGACGTGGTGCGCCTGGCGGCAGAGGCAGGTGTCACGGCCATCCTCCAGCCTGGCGGCGCCAAGCGCGACCCCGAGGTCATCGCGGCGGCAAACGAACTCGGCCTGAGCATGGTCTTCACCGGCTCGCGGCACTTCCGGCACTAG
- a CDS encoding RidA family protein: MNAQGEVVGAGDFTAQARQVFGNLRLALAEVGFTFEHVVKLTLFLTDMADLPQLRAVRDEFIDLARPPASSAVQVAALVRPELLVEVEAIAAAP, translated from the coding sequence GTGAATGCCCAGGGAGAGGTCGTGGGGGCGGGTGACTTCACTGCCCAGGCCCGGCAGGTCTTCGGGAACCTCCGGCTCGCGTTGGCCGAGGTCGGGTTCACGTTCGAGCATGTGGTGAAGCTCACCCTCTTCCTGACGGATATGGCGGACCTGCCGCAGCTCCGGGCTGTCCGGGACGAGTTCATCGACCTCGCCCGGCCTCCGGCGAGCAGCGCCGTGCAGGTTGCCGCCCTGGTGCGCCCGGAGCTGCTCGTCGAGGTGGAGGCTATCGCCGCCGCGCCCTGA
- a CDS encoding FRG domain-containing protein, with product MEEITVSTWPELHEVLYADSWDPALRRHRSPYVFRGQGRGSAPLTTSLQRQGGDTRAIERHLLRNFRKYAHRSGIDRDLAWYWLAVGQHHGLPTRLLDWTSSPLVALHFATAEEDLYGEDGVVWMTNFERTNATLPPPLAALLEQEGAGVFTVDMLAAFSRAREPLVVAPASPAFELNWLEDLEREGEQPFLLFLEPPSLDERIVQQAALFSLLSTPDLALDEWLAGHPGSARKVILPAEFKWEIRDKLDQSNITERTLFPGLGGLGKALQRYYRQRGEGRGQGDALEEQKEELRQWE from the coding sequence ATGGAAGAGATCACGGTCTCCACGTGGCCGGAGCTGCACGAGGTCCTGTACGCCGACTCGTGGGATCCGGCGCTGCGAAGGCACCGTTCGCCCTACGTGTTCCGGGGGCAGGGGCGGGGGTCGGCGCCGCTGACAACCTCGCTGCAACGGCAGGGGGGCGATACGCGGGCCATCGAGCGCCACCTGCTGCGCAACTTCCGCAAGTACGCCCACCGCAGCGGCATCGACCGGGACCTCGCGTGGTACTGGCTGGCGGTGGGGCAGCACCACGGCCTGCCCACCCGGCTGCTGGACTGGACCTCCTCGCCCCTGGTGGCGCTGCACTTCGCCACCGCCGAGGAAGACCTCTACGGCGAGGACGGCGTGGTCTGGATGACCAACTTCGAGCGGACGAACGCGACCCTGCCCCCGCCGCTGGCCGCCCTGCTGGAGCAGGAGGGGGCGGGCGTGTTCACGGTGGACATGCTCGCCGCCTTTTCGCGGGCGCGGGAGCCGCTGGTGGTGGCCCCCGCCTCGCCCGCCTTCGAGCTGAACTGGCTCGAGGACCTGGAGCGCGAGGGCGAGCAGCCCTTCCTGCTGTTTCTGGAGCCGCCTTCCCTGGACGAGAGGATCGTGCAGCAGGCGGCGCTTTTTTCGCTGCTCTCCACCCCCGACCTCGCCCTCGACGAGTGGCTGGCCGGGCACCCCGGCAGCGCCCGCAAGGTGATTCTCCCGGCCGAATTCAAGTGGGAAATCCGCGACAAGCTCGACCAGTCCAACATCACCGAGCGCACCCTCTTTCCGGGGCTGGGGGGCCTGGGCAAGGCCCTGCAACGCTACTACCGCCAGCGCGGGGAGGGCCGGGGGCAGGGCGACGCGCTCGAGGAGCAGAAGGAGGAGTTGCGGCAGTGGGAATGA
- a CDS encoding acylphosphatase, which produces MRLTALVSGTVQGVGYRRYVQRYARDLGLSGSAENLLDGRVEVVAEGSPEALARLLHWLRRGPPHARVSAVETQYSEATGLQDFHMY; this is translated from the coding sequence ATGCGTCTGACCGCTCTCGTTTCCGGCACCGTGCAGGGGGTGGGCTACCGCCGCTACGTGCAGCGCTACGCCCGCGACCTCGGCCTGTCGGGCAGTGCCGAGAACCTCCTCGACGGCCGGGTGGAGGTCGTGGCGGAGGGTTCCCCCGAGGCCCTGGCCCGGCTGCTGCACTGGCTGCGGCGCGGCCCGCCCCACGCCCGCGTGTCGGCGGTCGAGACCCAGTACAGCGAGGCAACCGGGTTGCAGGACTTTCACATGTATTAG